The Equus przewalskii isolate Varuska chromosome 5, EquPr2, whole genome shotgun sequence genome window below encodes:
- the SDR9C7 gene encoding short-chain dehydrogenase/reductase family 9C member 7: MAALTDLSFMYRWFKNCNLVRNLSEKYVFITGCDSGFGNLLARQLVDRGMQVLAACFTEEGAQKLQRDTSYRLQTTLLDVTKTESIRAAAQWVKDQVGEQGLWALVNNAGVALPSGPNEWLTKEDFVKVINVNLVGLIEVTLHMLPMVKKARGRVVNMSSSGGRVAVIGGGYCVSKFGVEAFSDSIRHELHYFGVKVSIIEPGNYRTSILGKEGIEKRMRKLWARLPQETRDSYGEEYFRVYTDKLKNMMQLAEPKISEVTNSMEHAVISRSPRVRYNPGLDAKLLYIPLAKFPTPVTDFILSRYLPRPADSV, from the exons ATGGCAGCTCTCACGGACCTCTCCTTTATGTACCGCTGGTTCAAGAACTGCAATCTGGTCCGCAACCTCTCAGAGAAGTATGTCTTCATCACGGGCTGTGACTCGGGCTTCGGGAACCTGCTGGCCAGGCAGCTAGTCGATCGGGGCATGCAGGTGCTGGCTGCGTGCTTCACTGAGGAGGGGGCCCAGAAGCTTCAGCGGGATACTTCCTACCGGCTGCAGACCACTCTATTGGATGTCACCAAGACGGAGAGCATCCGGGCCGCGGCCCAGTGGGTGAAGGACCAAGTGGGCGAGCAAG GCCTCTGGGCCCTGGTGAACAACGCTGGTGTGGCCCTGCCCAGCGGTCCCAATGAGTGGCTGACCAAGGAAGACTTTGTGAAAGTGATCAACGTGAACCTGGTAGGACTGATTGAAGTGACCCTCCACATGCTGCCCATGGTCAAGAAAGCCCGGGGCAGAGTTGTCAACATGTCTAGCTCCGGTGGTCGTGTGGCTGTCATCGGTGGTGGCTACTGTGTCTCCAAATTTGGTGTCGAGGCCTTCTCTGACAGCATCAG GCATGAGCTCCACTACTTTGGGGTGAAAGTCAGCATCATCGAGCCGGGAAACTATCGGACATCCATTCTGGGCAAGGAGGGCATCGAGAAGCGCATGCGAAAGCTGTGGGCGCGGCTACCGCAGGAGACCCGGGATAGCTATGGAGAGGAGTACTTCCGCGTCT ATACTGACAAGTTAAAAAACATGATGCAGTTGGCAGAGCCAAAGATCAGCGAAGTCACCAACAGCATGGAGCATGCCGTTATTTCCCGGAGCCCCCGCGTCCGCTACAACCCTGGCCTGGATGCCAAACTGCTCTACATCCCTTTGGCTAAGTTTCCCACCCCTGTGACAGATTTCATCCTGAGCCGGTACCTTCCAAGGCCAGCAGACAGTGTCTGA